In Diadema setosum chromosome 7, eeDiaSeto1, whole genome shotgun sequence, the DNA window GGGCCGACTCCTCATGCTGTTGCCATCGTAAGTATTGTTCTCGTAGCCTAAATTTCTtcatattctgatattctaGCTAGGTTAGATTGTTTTGAACAGTACGAATGTACTACCCAAATTATTTAGATTCGAAGAAACTGGAAGGTTAATCTTAACTAAGGGGAAGATGAAGGTTTGACACATATAGACATTGCTTTATACCGAAAGGTCGGTCCTGCACTGTACACACATCTAGAcatttatgactgatttcaagatatttgtGAATGGCCATGGCATGGGCCAGATTATGGCATGGGTTATTTGATATGCGAACACAAAACTGTAACAGAAGATATTTCTAATTCTAGATGACACATTGACACCAGTTTATCAGGCCAGGAGAGtctatattttatattataagTTATAACCTTGTAACGTTAGTTGAGGGTTTCAGAGACCATCTGCTCTTGTACGAATTCAATGTCAAAACAAGTGAAGTACCAATAATCGTGCATATTTTAGGGCCTTATTTTGAACACAAAAGCAAAAGCCCATTGCCTTCTCATTAAACTCTTCACTTGATaactttggttgtttgtttgctcgtttgtttgttttgtcacgTCATGCTGTATTTGTCATATTATTGTCACAtttttgtgtatgcatgtattatataaggtggaaaaaaaaataaagatacacTAAACCTATATCTATCTAGTCCTCACTCCAATGACAAGAGTGATAACTACACCACAGTCTAACTTAAAAGTAAAAATGACACAGCACAATCATACGCGTACATTCATGATAAAGACCTGAATTTATGTACAGGTGTGTAATTAACGTTCGTGCTCTAAAATTAACTGAGTCTACCTACCCACTGTGCATgacactgaaatatttatttagtCCTTACTTAAAGTGAAGATTGCATGTTTGTATCTGCCATCACTGATAATCACAGAGAGCCAAGATGCCCAGCAAGCTCCCCCCAGACCATCTCATCTTGGAGAGGAGAAAGCGTGATGACCAGCGGGAGGAGGCCGAGGCAGTGACCAAGTACAACGCCCTGTGTGACCTGAAGAACGACTGGGAGAAGGTCACAGACAGACGTATTCAATCGAACACGGTCAAGAGACGTGTCAAGAGCTTGATGCAGCAGAATGAATTCACACTAGAAGACAGGAGACAGAGGTGTGTGATGATCTGagaaacttcttcttcttcttcttctgtagaAGTGCATCCTTCATAGTTGAAGATCAGCGCACTGCAGAGTGGTGTGCATGCCGTCGTGGCACTTTGAGAGACTGGGCCCTCAAGGGCCAGTCATTATTTACATAGAGTGAACAATATGTTGTGCAGTAATGTACATGTGAAGTGCTGCTAAAAATCATTGGCATAACTGGATGCTAGATGAGGGCTtcccttaaaggggatggctagtaactgatcagtgggaatcagtgagaatgctggaggatgattgttccaatccttgtgggattcatttaagagtacataattgttgtgtgaaaatcatttgcttcagaatggtctcatattcaagtactgtaatgtgcagtttaatgtttccaggttagcgtgcctggtcagtgacggggcattaatctgcacattacttgaatatgagaccgttctgaagcaaataattttcacacaacagtagatatataatgtactcttaaatgaatcccacaaggattggaacaatcatccctcagcattcccacagattcccactgatcggttactagccatcccctttaatgccTTGTTAAAGACATTGAGTGATGGGAAGATTGCAGGATCCTTCTTAAGGTTGCTCCATTCTCTGCAGGTGCAGGGAAAGAAGGATGAAGAGAAAACTTGTGAGCTGGAGTGTGGGATCCAGAATCGGCTAGCATGGCCTCTCGTATTTGATGTCAATCAGGTTCCAAAGTCAAAACAGTAGTCATACAATACTTTTTACAccagtaaagaaaaaatataacattgattttaaagtatttcatttatgtGAAAACAAGCTGAATTATTTTGCAGCTTGGTTGATTTTCAGGGTGAATTAGTTACCCAAGAGAAGTTTGGCATGATGGCTACTTTTGTGTATTATGCAGACTTGCTGCTGCAGCTGTGTGCTGGAAATTTAAGGGAGAATTGATATCTGATAACGGAACAATATcaatagtaaaaaaataaataaattaaaaaaaatcaaagataatGGAGTAATTTCATGCAACATGAGAAAGTAAGGAAGTTGGTCACCCTGTGAACTCTTCATTGGTATTCAAGAATGTATTTTACTACTAGTGTACCAGTACTGGGTGAGTTTTCTAGATAACCCCAGTAGATATCGTGGAATTTTTCCCCCATTCTCTTTTgtgaaagaagaataaataaaacaatgcaACAGAGCATAATGGTATTCATGAATGATATTGTAGAGTTTACCAAGAAGCACAATTATTAACTTCAAACTAAGAGTGCATGCAGTAGAAGTATTAAATACCATATTACATCTTTGGGGCCATATAACAGTGTGTTATCTACTCAATACAGTGAATTTAACTACCTTGTTCATCTAAtttatttaatttaatttataCAGAAAATATAACATTCACAAGAATTTTATATCTCACTCCTCATCTTGAGGATGTTGTGAGATTTGATGTTCATTTTAAAGCATACTAACCTGGCTGAACCTTCACAATAACTTTCAAGCTTGTTTAATGCACCTACTGTCATATTTCCCACCACACCTACTACCACCCAGGTTACGAGAGCTCCTAGCAGCTGAAGAGGTAGCCTACCTAGCTGAGATGGAGGCCAGCCAAGAGACTCTGCTTGAGAGACAAGCCAAGATGAGGGAGAGGGCAAAATTCCTGAAGGagaagagggagaaggagaggcTACAGATTGTGGCTGAGAAGTTGGACCAGAAATGGAGGTAGGTGACATCAAGGAAAATAATCTGATTTCATATGTTTCTACAAACTCGGGAATattaatttgtgtgttttcacaATAGATACACCAATTTCCAAACTTGATCATGAAGTGATAACTAAGGGAACATCTACAGTATGTGATCTTACATGATCAAAAGTACATAACTACAGTGCGTTCCCATTGTAATGAACATGGTCATTCCCTAAATCATCATCTATATCTTTATTATAAACTTAACTGTtcagctataacaaaatttcagtataatgaaagaaaactgccagtccaaAGGACTTCGTTGCAACAAAGTTGTTAAGTGTTTGTTGCTACAAAGTTGTAACAGAAGTCACCTGTACTATCAACAATTTATGCACTTTGTGTCAATGCAGGGAGGAGTGTGAAGAGCTACGTGCTACCCTGACTCGTCGCCACATGGACGAAGTGTGCATGGAGCGCAGTGACCAGCTGGCAACCAAGGCTCGCATCGAAGCGCACGAACGAGAAGTAGAGATGATGTATGCTGACCTGTGGGAAAAGGACAGGCTGGCTAAGGAGGCTAAAGAAGAGAAGATTGCCCAGGCGCAGCATGTACGTAATCATGAGATGCTGGATGTACTACAGAAGCAGATGGCTGCCATTGACGCCAAGAGGCAAGAAGAAAAGCGGCTGAAGATAGAGGGCGGCAGACTCAGGGTAAGGAATATCTTATCTTTTGACCAGAAGTATTGCAATAGATTATATGAGCACTGAGTATTTCACTTGTCGAGCTTGAATGCAGCGAGTTCAGTTAATGGGAGCTTTCACACCATATCCACTGTATACAGTAGTTCACTTACCAGATTTTTGCCTAAAGAGCTAACCTTACTCAAAGCTGACCATGCCTCCAAAAGTTAATAAATCAGAAATAGACATTTTTACAGACTTAACTTTTGACAAATTTGTGTTTATATCTTAGGTAAATATTTACCACCCTCTAAACTTTTATCacaaaaagtgcacattttatCTACATATTGAAGTTGCATTGAAATAGATTGAACTGCCAAGTAATCATAGAGCAGTATTTTCCAATGCTGATTAGAAATCTTCTGTCTTCAAATATTTTAAGCCACAAATTTGTGGCTTGTTTGTCGGGTATGATGGCAACTCACTATAGAGTCCATGTCCCTTTCGGCTCACAGAAAGAGGAGACAAAGCTACGTAAGCTGGAGGAGCAGCGTGCGTTGGCCGAGAAGCGAGCCCTGCAACGGGAGATGCGAGAGGGTCTGGACCAGAATGTGAAGCTGAAGGCCAAACGCATGGCCAACGAAGTCCAGGAGGAACTGGCCTTGGACATGAAGATCTTGGAGAAACTCCTGGAAGACTCTAGGAATGAAGCTATGGAGATCGCCCAGAGAAAGGTGGGAAGATGTACCATGATTTCATCTTTAAAGTCCTCTTTTCTATTGCTTCTGAGTTTTCGAGTTTTTGGATTAACATCAAACAAATGATCATAACACAGAGCTTTCTTACGGCCTGCTGCGATGTTATTATCGAACGTAATTGATTCAAGCAGAAGGAAAGCAAAACaggaaaatctttaaaaatatgttctttaactctttatgtgccacgttcacaCGCCCGGCTCAGTCGACAGCATgtcaacttcgcatattctgggCAAACGCACAAAACCACCCTAACCTATTGGTAAATCACCAAATGCCACAGTGCAATGTGAATGTTTCTCACaattccattcctgtcacatgtagcttaccttctatgtggtgattgactatcaagtggtgCTCCCTTCTTGTTTTGCAAGTAAATTCTAAGATTCTgacactgttttgtgtgcaaaagtcatgcctctaaACAAAATTGTAGATACTGGTCatatgacagaaaaaaacaatcatagattgtCATACAGTTTACATCACAGCAAAGCTTGGTATTTTCTCTAAAATGTTGCTCATTACGTGTCCAGgataacaaaaatctataaaagttacattgatttgaaaaacagaatgtttttcCAAAGCAGTGCTACGTTGCTGtatcagaataatgtggcatgtGTGGGCTattcaccatggcacataaagagttaaaaaaattTGAATAGCTATTGGATAATTAATGTGTCCAAGACTGTGTCCTCAGTAATTGCAATAGAACATAATCACATACAACCATCATGAGGCTAATCATCACTTCATTCACAAATGTTTTGTGTTTGAGCAACTGTAGAAGCATGTCATGCAAATATGTGGGTTTTCACCAGTCAGAAATATTGCGTGTGGAGATTTTTGTTTCGATTTGTATGCTGATTCCTGTTTCATTGATTATCAGTATGCTAGCTTTAATTAGCATCATAAAACTCATATCAGGTTCTTTTTTGTCTTATTTGCTTGTGTCATATCCTAAAccacacatcaaaatgtgtctttcattcaaaatatgtgttattaatttggtgtttttttttctctctatttctctatctctttctgtcttCATCTATCCTGCTATCTCTCTCTATGTCCaccgacaaacaaacaaacagaaagagttGAGGGAGGAGGACCAGCGCTACCGTCAGTACCTCAAGGACCAGATGCTGATGGAGCAGGAGCGGGAGGCAGAGATTGACCGCATGATCTCATCAGAGGTGGAGCGTCAGTGGCAGAAGAGGCTGGCTCAATGGGCCAAGGAGCGCAAGGCTCGCAAGAGGCTGATGGAGGAAGTGTTGGCCATCCGCCAGCAGCAAGTGACAGAAAGACGTAAGTCTGCAAGACAATTTGCTTTCAATTGTATTGCATGCAGTATCATTACTTGCTGTGGAATGTCATGCAGAGTTCACAGTGAAAGCTGGAAACCATGTGACCCTCATTGCAAAAtgcaaatgatatgaaaatattaGTATCATAACATCActtgggcgacaagacctcgtatctgaaattttggtgaaaatgacttttttggattgaATGGTCAGGTAaccagttaagtgatgtcctgtccaaatcctagctgtcttacccaaaaaaatgaagccaccatggcatgtcaaaggaaaggctatcccatatagtgctttggctgtcATGCTTTTGGCTCTCCTaaa includes these proteins:
- the LOC140230444 gene encoding cilia- and flagella-associated protein 53-like, which encodes MLAAQKPRRTREFTGPTPHAVAIRAKMPSKLPPDHLILERRKRDDQREEAEAVTKYNALCDLKNDWEKVTDRRIQSNTVKRRVKSLMQQNEFTLEDRRQRLRELLAAEEVAYLAEMEASQETLLERQAKMRERAKFLKEKREKERLQIVAEKLDQKWREECEELRATLTRRHMDEVCMERSDQLATKARIEAHEREVEMMYADLWEKDRLAKEAKEEKIAQAQHVRNHEMLDVLQKQMAAIDAKRQEEKRLKIEGGRLRKEETKLRKLEEQRALAEKRALQREMREGLDQNVKLKAKRMANEVQEELALDMKILEKLLEDSRNEAMEIAQRKKELREEDQRYRQYLKDQMLMEQEREAEIDRMISSEVERQWQKRLAQWAKERKARKRLMEEVLAIRQQQVTERLAANAKAQEELAKERAEMQAAMEEHQRLEDEKQAQVLRANREYEQDLLAQMDYTHRQEEHARDEEYREYLQGLETEAQYQAKLKEALARPIIDKAHPLRRKHMMAGKPL